Proteins from a genomic interval of Papaver somniferum cultivar HN1 chromosome 4, ASM357369v1, whole genome shotgun sequence:
- the LOC113273424 gene encoding hydroxyphenylpyruvate reductase-like, producing the protein METIGVLMLCSKCTLLEEALDKKFKLFRLWNFPDQKVFLKENSNFIRAIVRGGNAGVDEELIDSLPKLEIISSFSVGLNMVDLAKCKEKGIRVTNTPDVSTEDVADLAIGLMLATLRRICQSDRYVRNGLWKLGDFKMTTKFSGKRVGILGLGRIGSAIAKRAEAFSCPISYYSRNEKPYSKYHYHSNILDLASNCDILVVACPLSAENRHIVNREVIDALGPKGVLINIGRGPHIDEAEIVSALVEGRLSGAGLDVFEVEPQVPEQLFALDNVVLQPHVGSGTWETRVDMGKLVIMNLEAHFLNKPLLTPVV; encoded by the coding sequence ATGGAAACTATTGGAGTTCTAATGCTATGTTCAAAGTGTACCCTACTGGAAGAAGCACTTGATAAGAAATTTAAGCTCTTCAGGTTATGGAATTTCCCTGATCAGAAAGTGTTTCTCAAAGAGAATTCCAACTTTATTAGAGCAATAGTACGTGGAGGAAATgctggtgttgatgaagaattgatCGATTCATTACCTAAATTGGAAATTATTTCGAGTTTTAGTGTTGGTCTAAATATGGTCGATTTAGCTAAGTGTAAAGAGAAAGGAATAAGAGTTACTAATACACCCGACGTATCGACCGAAGATGTTGCTGATCTAGCTATTGGTTTGATGTTGGCTACTTTGAGAAGAATTTGCCAGAGTGACCGATATGTTAGAAATGGATTGTGGAAACTAGGTGACTTCAAAATGACTACAAAGTTCAGTGGCAAAAGAGTAGGTATCTTGGGTTTGGGAAGGATTGGTTCAGCTATTGCCAAGAGAGCCGAAGCTTTCAGTTGTCCTATAAGTTACTACAGCAGAAACGAAAAGCCTTATTCAAAATACCATTACCATTCAAACATCTTGGACTTGGCTTCCAACTGTGATATTCTCGTGGTTGCTTGTCCACTCTCCGCAGAAAACCGTCATATTGTCAACCGTGAAGTGATAGACGCACTAGGTCCAAAGGGAGTCCTCATCAACATCGGTCGTGGCCCTCACATTGATGAAGCTGAGATTGTTTCTGCATTGGTTGAAGGTCGTTTAAGTGGGGCTGGTCTCGATGTATTTGAGGTGGAACCTCAAGTACCAGAGCAGTTGTTTGCCCTCGACAATGTGGTGCTACAACCACATGTTGGGAGTGGCACATGGGAAACTCGTGTGGATATGGGCAAACTTGTGATTATGAATTTGGAAGCTCACTTTCTAAACAAGCCTCTGCTGACTCCAGTGGTTTGA
- the LOC113273425 gene encoding egg cell-secreted protein 1.2-like: MALTKGKLFLVLVISALTANTTAVVASRDLVTTIHHSVGHNLAARINGEDGGAGMVECWNALYELRSCTNEIILFFMDGEMYLGVECCRAIRIITRECWPSMLTSVGFTAEEGDILRGYCDASHSTAPRSSPVTMLPSVQTPAQSPFLGPSTPPPVVA; the protein is encoded by the coding sequence ATGGCTCTTACCAAGGGAAAGTTGTTTCTTGTGTTAGTAATTTCAGCTCTTACGGCCAATACGACAGCTGTAGTAGCTTCCAGGGACTTGGTGACAACAATTCATCACTCAGTTGGTCATAACTTAGCAGCTCGTATCAATGGAGAAGACGGTGGTGCTGGGATGGTGGAATGCTGGAATGCATTATATGAGTTACGATCGTGCACTAATGAAATTATTCTTTTCTTCATGGATGGAGAGATGTATCTTGGTGTTGAATGTTGTAGAGCTATTCGTATTATAACTCGTGAATGTTGGCCTTCCATGCTTACTTCTGTTGGCTTTACTGCTGAAGAGGGAGACATTTTACGTGGTTATTGTGATGCTTCACACTCGACTGCCCCTCGTTCTTCACCTGTTACTATGCTTCCATCGGTACAGACTCCTGCTCAGTCACCTTTCTTGGGACCAAGTACTCCCCCACCAGTGGTCGCCTGA
- the LOC113271821 gene encoding UPF0481 protein At3g47200-like, producing the protein MEEAAWSSIADIDLEAGDPYKELELIIQEEKQPIFKLPASLKMGNVKMYEPQVVAIGPYHYGKPHLMPMEVHKKRALIHFVKRSGVPLQTYIDQLMKVVDELKMSYAQLDQEWKDDDRRFIELMIVDGCFLLEFLAVGTKVSIDDYARSDPMFSFQGKIVNYDSAIKDLLTVENQLPYLVLTTLLSVARPNEDAHDTISDMMLCHNEGPRRHILDRYAERVLEAPDLELERGMKLPTGYSASELYYQFGIQFRRVGGYKSIKFDDKQAILTLPPIMIHDDHQNPFLNMRAFEVWVSKDLKFHSFIYLIKTLVQSVKDVALLRCQGIIVGPLDHEAVLKSIQVFTKDIGMFNVESEPIVALQKMNEYCKRRSVMCWRMCRIWISNLYENYFSNPWTTMSVVAAAILLALTVVQTIYTVRSSRCDKKV; encoded by the exons ATGGAAGAAGCTGCATGGTCATCGATAGCAGATATTGATTTGGAAGCCGGAGATCCTTACAAAGAATTAGAACTCATAATACAAGAAGAGAAACAACCCATTTTCAAATTACCTGCATCTCTCAAAATGGGGAATGTGAAAATGTATGAACCACAAGTAGTGGCTATAGGTCCATACCATTATGGTAAACCTCATTTGATGCCAATGGAAGTTCACAAGAAAAGAGCATTAATCCATTTCGTCAAGAGATCAGGCGTTCCTCTTCAGACATACATCGACCAACTTATGAAAGTTGTGGATGAATTAAAGATGTCTTACGCGCAGCTGGATCAAGAATGGAAAGATGATGATAGGAGATTCATTGAGCTCATGATTGTCGACGGATGCTTCCTTCTTGAATTCTTGGCTGTTGGTACAAAGGTATCTATTGATGATTACGCTCGCAGTGATCCCATGTTCAGCTTTCAAGGGAAGATTGTTAACTATGATTCTGCAATTAAAGACTTGTTGACAGTTGAAAACCAACTTCCTTATCTTGTTCTTACAACTTTACTGTCCGTGGCACGTCCAAATGAG GATGCACACGACACCATATCAGATATGATGCTGTGCCACAACGAAGGTCCACGGCGTCACATTCTTGACCGCTATGCAGAGAGAGTACTTGAGGCACCAGATTTGGAACTGGAGAGAGGAATGAAATTACCTACTGGATATTCAGCATCAGAGCTGTACTACCAATTTGGCATACAATTCCGAAGGGTTGGTGGCTATAAAAGTATCAAGTTCGATGACAAACAAGCAATCTTAACCCTTCCTCCTATCATGATCCACGACGATCACCAAAACCCATTTCTGAATATGAGAGCATTCGAAGTTTGGGTGAGCAAAGATTTGAAGTTTCACTCTTTCATTTACCTCATTAAAACTCTTGTTCAGTCGGTCAAGGATGTCGCGTTGCTAAGATGTCAAGGGATTATAGTTGGTCCCTTAGACCACGAAGCTGTCCTTAAATCTATTCAGGTTTTCACCAAGGACATAGGAATGTTCAATGTGGAATCTGAACCTATTGTTGCACTTCAGAAGATGAATGAGTATTGCAAACGAAGATCAGTCATGTGCTGGAGAATGTGCAGGATTTGGATTTCGAATCTTTATGAAAATTACTTTAGTAATCCATGGACTACTATGTCAGTAGTAGCAGCTGCTATTCTATTGGCCCTTACTGTTGTGCAAACCATTTACACTGTTCGCTCTTCTAGGTGCGACAAAAAAGTGTAA
- the LOC113273426 gene encoding egg cell-secreted protein 1.2-like, translated as MDPVNAKLVLMLVIAALMSNTTTVLASRDLGHLATTIRYPAGHNLAARIYREDGAGMVECWNALYELRSCTNEIILFFMDGEMYLGIECCRAIRIITRECWPSMLTSVGFTAEEGDTLRGYCDASHSTAPRSSPVTMLPPA; from the coding sequence ATGGATCCCGTCAACGCAAAATTGGTTCTTATGTTGGTCATTGCAGCCCTTATGTCCAATACAACAACAGTACTAGCTTCCAGGGACTTGGGCCACTTGGCGACAACAATTCGTTACCCTGCTGGGCATAACTTGGCAGCTCGGATCTATCGAGAAGACGGTGCTGGCATGGTTGAGTGCTGGAATGCCCTGTATGAATTACGATCATGCACTAATGAAATTATACTTTTCTTCATGGATGGAGAGATGTATCTTGGTATTGAATGTTGTAGAGCTATTCGTATCATAACTCGTGAATGTTGGCCATCAATGCTTACATCTGTAGGCTTTACTGCTGAAGAGGGAGACACTTTACGTGGTTATTGTGATGCTTCACACTCTACTGCACCTCGTTCTTCACCGGTTACTATGCTTCCACCGGCATAA
- the LOC113273427 gene encoding uncharacterized protein LOC113273427: MGKSGNKKGGGFVNGSSSNQGGGLTLRQQIHGSNQKNKIGGSSSNTSNSDRRSTLKTKHLEKLGLWAADVSIPSLSALFGRILASSCESLGTPVDSSLVLCQRCESILQPGSNCTVRIEKNGSKKKKRRKSSSVPPQNNVVYTCNFCSHRNLKRGTSKSHMKEILPPKPKQVKSDEKRLNLVKTKVDEGKLDMTNMEAIVCPENVTGFKENIAAQICSSSEKATESNNERGKIAEELVPSEYIPIEMSEATVPEMNSVTGKDVASEKTPVTPPNKAPMLLLDSKRRKRTKSHNKQVANESNSATTEAEKVSTSSNKRRRKSWSSLKELAEANERKNDIANLKIPFCL; this comes from the exons ATGGGTAAGagtggaaacaagaaaggaggagGGTTTGTTAATGGAAGCAGCAGCAATCAAGGTGGTGGTTTAACACTTAGACAACAAATTCATGGAAGCAATCAGAAGAATAAAATTGGTGGGAGTTCTTCAAATACTAGTAATAGTGATAGGAGGTCAACATTGAAAACCAAACATTTGGAGAAATTGGGATTATGGGCTGCTGATGTTTCAATTCCTTCATTAAGTGCTTTGTTTGGACGAATATTAGCTTCTTCTTGTGAATCTTTGGGTACTCCTGTTGATTCTTCCTTGGTTCTTTGCCAGAG ATGTGAATCGATTCTTCAACCAGGTTCTAACTGCACTGTTAGAATCGAAAAGAAcggatcaaagaagaagaaacggcGCAAATCCTCAAGTGTTCCGCCACAAAACAATGTTGTTTATACATGCAACTTTTGTTCACATAGAAACCTGAAAAGAGGGACCTCGAAGAGTCATATGAAAGAGATATTACCTCCAAAACCGAAACAAGTTAAATCTGATGAGAAGCGATTAAATCTGGTAAAAACTAAAGTGGATGAAGGTAAGTTAGATATGACGAATATGGAGGCAATAGTTTGTCCAGAAAACGTGACAGGATTTAAAGAAAATATTGCTGCCCAGATTTGTTCAAGTTCTGAAAAAGCTACAGAAAGCAATAATGAGAGAGGCAAGATTGCAGAAGAGCTAGTACCTTCAGAATATATCCCAATTGAAATGTCAGAAGCAACGGTCCCTGAGATGAATTCAGTGACTGGTAAAGATGTTGCAAGTGAAAAAACCCCTGTAACTCCACCGAATAAAGCGCCAATGCTATTGCTAGATTCTAAACGAAGAAAGAGAACCAAGTCTCATAATAAACAGGTTGCAAATGAAAGCAACTCCGCAACCACAGAAGCAGAAAAAGTTTCAACATCTTCGAATAAAAGGAGGAGGAAATCATGGTCCAGTTTGAAGGAGTTGGCTGAAGCTAATGAACGGAAGAATGACATAGCGAACCTGAAAATCCCGTTTTGTTTATGA
- the LOC113273428 gene encoding sugar transport protein MST6-like isoform X2, which yields MAGGMVIQADTKDYGGKITMFVLMTCLVAATGGLIFGYDLGISGGVTSMDVFLEKFFPSVYKKMQDDTGKTNQYCKFDSQLLTSFTSSLYVAALVASFAASITTRIFGRKVSMLTGGIIFLIGSALNGAATNVTMLILGRILLGIGVGYANQSVPVYLSEMAPAKLRGALNMGFQLAITIGILAANLVNYGTAKIKGGYGWRVSLALAAVPAIIMTVGAIFLPDTPNSLLERGHQEKAKTMLQKIRGNQEVEEEFQDLIEASEAAKKIEHPWRNILQPRYRPQLIMSIMIPFFQQFTGINVIMFYAPVLFKTIGFGDDAALMSAVITGLVNMFATFVSIGTVDRVGRRMLFLEGGIQMLICQILVGVILGMKFGVEGVGSMSKSSSYLVLFLICAYVAAFAWSWGPLGWLVPSEIFPLEIRSAGQAINVSVNMFFTFIIAQAFLTMLCHMKFGLFFFFGGFVLIMTLFIFFFLPETKNVPIEEMNNIWKKHWFWGKYIPDDQDQNTQLQRK from the coding sequence ATGGCAGGAGGTATGGTAATTCAAGCAGATACAAAGGATTATGGTGGAAAAATTACCATGTTTGTGCTCATGACTTGTCTGGTAGCTGCAACTGGTGGCCTCATCTTTGGTTATGACTTGGGAATTTCAGGAGGAGTAACGTCAATGGATGTGTTTTTAGAGAAGTTCTTTCCTTCCGTATATAAAAAGATGCAAGATGATACCGGTAAAACAAATCAGTACTGCAAATTTGACAGTCAGTTGTTAACAAGCTTTACTTCTTCTCTATATGTTGCGGCTTTGGTTGCTTCATTTGCTGCTTCTATAACAACAAGAATCTTCGGGAGAAAAGTTTCTATGCTTACAGGAGGAATTATATTTTTAATCGGTTCGGCCCTAAACGGTGCTGCCACGAATGTCACGATGCTTATCCTCGGCAGAATATTACTCGGTATAGGTGTAGGATATGCCAACCAGTCTGTTCCAGTTTATTTGTCCGAGATGGCACCTGCAAAACTGAGAGGAGCCCTTAACATGGGATTTCAATTAGCTATCACAATCGGAATATTGGCAGCAAATCTGGTGAACTACGGTACAGCCAAGATCAAGGGTGGATACGGATGGAGAGTTTCATTGGCTCTCGCAGCTGTACCAGCAATCATAATGACTGTTGGTGCCATTTTCCTTCCGGACACTCCAAATTCACTCCTCGAAAGAGGTCATCAAGAGAAGGCTAAAACCATGTTGCAGAAAATCCGAGGAAACcaagaagttgaagaagaatTTCAAGACCTTATCGAGGCAAGCGAAGCAGCAAAGAAGATTGAACATCCATGGAGGAACATACTTCAGCCAAGATACAGGCCTCAACTCATCATGTCAATTATGATTCCGTTCTTCCAACAGTTCACTGGTATCAACGTCATCATGTTTTATGCACCAGTCCTCTTTAAGACTATAGGCTTCGGTGATGATGCGGCACTTATGTCCGCCGTTATCACTGGACTCGTCAATATGTTTGCCACTTttgtttccattggcacagtCGACAGAGTTGGTCGAAGAATGTTATTCCTCGAAGGTGGAATTCAGATGCTCATCTGTCAGATCTTAGTAGGAGTCATACTCGGCATGAAGTTTGGTGTAGAAGGTGTTGGATCCATGTCCAAGTCCAGCTCATATCTGGTATTGTTCTTGATCTGTGCTTATGTTGCGGCATTTGCATGGTCATGGGGGCCCTTGGGTTGGTTGGTTCCAAGTGAAATCTTCCCTCTAGAGATCAGATCAGCAGGACAAGCCATCAACGTATCAGTCAACATGTTCTTTACCTTTATCATTGCCCAAGCATTCCTTACCATGCTTTGTCACATGAAGTTTGgtctattcttcttctttggcGGATTCGTCTTGATAATGactctcttcattttcttcttcttgccTGAGACAAAGAATGTaccaattgaagaaatgaacAATATATGGAAAAAACATTGGTTCTGGGGTAAATATATCCCCGATGAT
- the LOC113273428 gene encoding sugar transport protein MST6-like isoform X1: MAGGMVIQADTKDYGGKITMFVLMTCLVAATGGLIFGYDLGISGGVTSMDVFLEKFFPSVYKKMQDDTGKTNQYCKFDSQLLTSFTSSLYVAALVASFAASITTRIFGRKVSMLTGGIIFLIGSALNGAATNVTMLILGRILLGIGVGYANQSVPVYLSEMAPAKLRGALNMGFQLAITIGILAANLVNYGTAKIKGGYGWRVSLALAAVPAIIMTVGAIFLPDTPNSLLERGHQEKAKTMLQKIRGNQEVEEEFQDLIEASEAAKKIEHPWRNILQPRYRPQLIMSIMIPFFQQFTGINVIMFYAPVLFKTIGFGDDAALMSAVITGLVNMFATFVSIGTVDRVGRRMLFLEGGIQMLICQILVGVILGMKFGVEGVGSMSKSSSYLVLFLICAYVAAFAWSWGPLGWLVPSEIFPLEIRSAGQAINVSVNMFFTFIIAQAFLTMLCHMKFGLFFFFGGFVLIMTLFIFFFLPETKNVPIEEMNNIWKKHWFWGKYIPDDAIIDVHHTSEKVSDH, encoded by the coding sequence ATGGCAGGAGGTATGGTAATTCAAGCAGATACAAAGGATTATGGTGGAAAAATTACCATGTTTGTGCTCATGACTTGTCTGGTAGCTGCAACTGGTGGCCTCATCTTTGGTTATGACTTGGGAATTTCAGGAGGAGTAACGTCAATGGATGTGTTTTTAGAGAAGTTCTTTCCTTCCGTATATAAAAAGATGCAAGATGATACCGGTAAAACAAATCAGTACTGCAAATTTGACAGTCAGTTGTTAACAAGCTTTACTTCTTCTCTATATGTTGCGGCTTTGGTTGCTTCATTTGCTGCTTCTATAACAACAAGAATCTTCGGGAGAAAAGTTTCTATGCTTACAGGAGGAATTATATTTTTAATCGGTTCGGCCCTAAACGGTGCTGCCACGAATGTCACGATGCTTATCCTCGGCAGAATATTACTCGGTATAGGTGTAGGATATGCCAACCAGTCTGTTCCAGTTTATTTGTCCGAGATGGCACCTGCAAAACTGAGAGGAGCCCTTAACATGGGATTTCAATTAGCTATCACAATCGGAATATTGGCAGCAAATCTGGTGAACTACGGTACAGCCAAGATCAAGGGTGGATACGGATGGAGAGTTTCATTGGCTCTCGCAGCTGTACCAGCAATCATAATGACTGTTGGTGCCATTTTCCTTCCGGACACTCCAAATTCACTCCTCGAAAGAGGTCATCAAGAGAAGGCTAAAACCATGTTGCAGAAAATCCGAGGAAACcaagaagttgaagaagaatTTCAAGACCTTATCGAGGCAAGCGAAGCAGCAAAGAAGATTGAACATCCATGGAGGAACATACTTCAGCCAAGATACAGGCCTCAACTCATCATGTCAATTATGATTCCGTTCTTCCAACAGTTCACTGGTATCAACGTCATCATGTTTTATGCACCAGTCCTCTTTAAGACTATAGGCTTCGGTGATGATGCGGCACTTATGTCCGCCGTTATCACTGGACTCGTCAATATGTTTGCCACTTttgtttccattggcacagtCGACAGAGTTGGTCGAAGAATGTTATTCCTCGAAGGTGGAATTCAGATGCTCATCTGTCAGATCTTAGTAGGAGTCATACTCGGCATGAAGTTTGGTGTAGAAGGTGTTGGATCCATGTCCAAGTCCAGCTCATATCTGGTATTGTTCTTGATCTGTGCTTATGTTGCGGCATTTGCATGGTCATGGGGGCCCTTGGGTTGGTTGGTTCCAAGTGAAATCTTCCCTCTAGAGATCAGATCAGCAGGACAAGCCATCAACGTATCAGTCAACATGTTCTTTACCTTTATCATTGCCCAAGCATTCCTTACCATGCTTTGTCACATGAAGTTTGgtctattcttcttctttggcGGATTCGTCTTGATAATGactctcttcattttcttcttcttgccTGAGACAAAGAATGTaccaattgaagaaatgaacAATATATGGAAAAAACATTGGTTCTGGGGTAAATATATCCCCGATGATGCTATCATTGATGTCCACCACACATCCGAGAAGGTTTCCGATCACTGA